AGTAAGCACGCGGCTTTTCACTGTGCTCTGAACTCAAACTtagattagaattttttttttataaacacagTGGCTGTGAGAGTTTATATTGTGACTTACCATTATAGCAAATGCCAGTTCTacttaaaattagctttattttcTTCCCTGTGTGTTATTTTATGCAAACAGTGAGCGAATATTGTTTTactcttgcttgttttgattaatgggggggttacctcccccatcccccctggaatctatgcccctggacTTATAGAATATGCCAGTTCTACTTAATATTAGCTTTATTTTCCTCcctgtgtattattttatgcagAGAGCGAGCAGTCTTCTGAATTTTTATGAGCTGTGTTTCTCGCAAAGGTGAAAGGGTAATGTTGCTCAAAACTGTGGGAAAGAAACTGACCCTTTGCAAATCTCACAGTGGGCACATTTCTGACTCATGTACTCAGTGATGCAGAATAAGTGTGTGCAGTATgatagtgtgaatgtgtgtgacaaCCACTCAGGGCAACACACTGAATGATCTGACACTATTAAGATGTGAGCTGCAGGGTCCACTGTAGCTGATATGTGTGCAGGATGACTCATATatgagctcacacacacacacacacacacacacgttgatgCGGCTAActttatgaggactttccatagacataatgatttttatactgtacggactatagattctatcctctaacacttccctaaacctaaccctcacaaaaaaactttctgcatttttacattttcaaaaaacattgtttggtatgttttttaagcgatttgaatcatggggacactagaaatgtccttataaaccacatttatagcataatacccttgtaattacctgtTTGTAACCTAAATAAATTTCCTCGTAGACCAcccaaacctgcacacacacacacacacacacacacacacacacacacacacacacagaaatatcaATTTACAGCCCCATATTTGCAGTTGCACATTTGTAACATGGCCCCAGGACACGCATGGGGAGAAATATGAATCGTAATAATGTTTATGTGTGCAATAAATGTTTTTCCAAGATGATTAAAAAAAGCAAGACTCAACATAATCTTTATCCCTATTGCTAGTATTTGCATTATATTAATTATGGTGCATAAGATACTTCCAGGATCCAAATATGATTTACTCTTACTATGGTTCAAACAAATAATACCCTCATTTGCATACATACAATTTCTTTGGTTAGCATGACATCTTATacacaacagaaaaacaaaagaagagacaTCACTGGGGTCTGATAACCTTAAAGTTGTGGTGATTAATACTGCCTTAGTTTAACTAAAACATCTACAAGTAAATGTGAGACTGGTGTTAACAAAAGAACCAAAGCAGATAACATATAGCATATGCTTATATTAACACACACTTTGCATGAAATTCGCAGCTGTAGATGATAAAATTAACCATCTGGCCCCTTTTACTCAGGCATCAGATACAGAGTAACTCATCATAAAAAATATGTCACTGATATAATGTAAACAGTGCTAAAATCTTTGGTGTGAGACATTGTTCTTAAAATTCTCAGTGAAATATTTGACACTGTAGGTTCATGCATCAAGATCATTCTCTTCATATTCTCTTATATATTAGATGATTTTCATACCTATTCATATCATAAAAGAATGAAAATCTCTACATGTTTTGATAGTCTTCATTAAAGGGGTAGtacacccaaaaaaagaaaattgtcataatttactcaccatcatgttgtacTAAACtagtatgatttcttttttttttttttttgtggaacacaaaagaagttaggctgaattttagcctcagtcaccattcactttcactgtatggaaaaaagatgcaataaaaatgaatggtgactgagaccaacatactgcctaatatctccttttgggttccatagaagaaagaaaatcatactgttttggaacaacattagggtgaataaatgatgacagaattttcatttttgtgtgagctatccctttaaagtcacaatataacacaataaaatataatattataatgttcTCAAGTAAGATTGTATTGAAAGCACTTTTAGAAGCATTTTCTCTTTCTGCTCCCAAATCAATCCTGTAAGTCAACTCTAAACCCATACCTTTGCCATTCCGTTCAGAGAAAACAAAGCAAACTTCTATAAAAATAGCTGTGTAACAGGCACAAACCTGGGCACCTGTACAGAGCATTTAAGGACCTCAGAGCTGGATTCATTTACAGGTAGGGGCTCAAATGAATATACTCTTAATAAGCATTAACATCAGGACTACAAGAAATGTGTGGTTCTACACCACCTCCACATAGTTAGCAGGGAAAAGACCCTCTTTCACTCCATCCATCATGCCTCTGCACCAACCCTGATCATCCTCATCCTCGATCTTCAGAAACTCCTCacctgaacacacaaacaaattattttataactATAATCATCCAACTATACATATTGGACTGTACATATGCAAATACACTGATATACACAAATACACCCATACTGATACAACTCTTCATATGGCCATACACTGATGTACATTTCTACTTATCTCTTTATCATTATCTGTAACTATTTTCTAGAAATGTTGTCTCAATTTCATCATGCAAGAATATGGAAATATTCCCTTTGTACTGTATGTCACCAGTGTTGAATAGCAAAAAACTACaaatctaattaaattattaattattttgttaaaatcaaatttaaaaaagcaTCTGACAATATATCATATCGGTTTAATGGTTTAAAACATGGCCCAATATGATCTAAATATATGgtagttcatttaaaataatctctGTAAAATGTCTACAAAGCCTGATTTTAGGCAATTTTTCAAGCATACATACTGAATTTGACTTGGAGCTTATAGTAATCCAGGACAATCTTGAGAAAAacgaattaaaaataaataataataatacaaaaatctgttttaacttgaacattaaaggaatagttcacctaaaaaatgaaaattctctcataatttactcaccctcatgccagatgtatttaactttcttctgcagaacacaaacaaatttttttagaagaatatttcagctctgtgggaccatacaatgcaagtgaatggtgatcagacctttgtagctccaaaacgcacataaaggcagcataaaagtaatccatatgactccagtggttaaatcatatcttcaaaagtgatatgataggtgtgggtgagaaacagtttaaaatttaagtcctttttttactctaaatctccactttcacttttactttcagatgtgacAGGCACTACATGTGgcttttagatgtaaaagtggtgatttagagtaaaaaaaaaaaaaaaaaaaaaggacttcaattttgatctgtttcttacccacatctgtcatattgcttctgaagatatagatttaaacactggagtgatATGTATTacacttttatgtttttatgaaaggtctggtcacattcacttgcattgtaaggacctacagagctgaaatattcttctaaaaatcttaatttgtgttctgctgaggatagaaagtcatacacatctgggatggcataacggtgaataaataatgagcaaattttcatttttgggtgaaccatccctttaaaggtATCGTTTTACTGTCTTGCAGTGTGACACCCATATTTTCTTGATTCTAATAGTTGTTTCCATTTGatttttaatgtatgaaaataatacaaatgaTCATCAAGGGACTTAAAGGCCAAAGGTAATAGTtacctttaaagcttaaaaattgCTTAAACTGTCCTGTGGGTTTGACATAGTGTCCTGTATATCTAGAGTCagcaattctattctattctattctacgctattatattatattctattatgATAAAAGTGCAGCATGAATCGATATGAATTCAGGCACATTTAATGGCTACACCTACATCATACAGAGATATACTTATATGATTGCACACCCACACAAATATGGACAAAGACAGCTTACCAGCTTTAAAGGACAGTTCATCTGTCTCCTGTCCAACATAGTCATAGAGAGCTCTGACCCTCACTCCTCCAATCATCACACTGAGACAAGGAGGAAAAACAGACAcacattaaataatacaatacacTGCATCAATAATAACAAGGCCTGAAGTTTATACAAACCCAGTTCGGTTTGTGCTGAATAATACTCCATGACCATGGCATAGCCATATGTTGTGAGACCCCAAGAGCACCCAAGTAACAAGCCCAAATGATAAAAGATCAACTGACCTTCTCTCCATCACTGTTGCTTTCTTCTCCACCTCCTGCTTTCCCTTTTTATGCTTCTTGTCTGGAGTCCACTCCTAAAATagagagagaacaagagacaGAGTGAGTGAAGGAGTAAATGTGGGTTTTTGGCACAACAGAATGCAGTCTATTTGAGGATGTGCTTCTTTGAGATACATACTAGATGACAACACAACAACAAGTGTCACCCTAAGACCCTTATTCACACAGTATAAAGCAGAGGCAGATAAGAATGCATTATCCTCAAAACAATACCTACACATCACCAAAACATACAGGAAATGTTGCTCTTGAACTGAACCAAGagatattagtggtgcttgctaaggcaacgCAAGCATCCCTATTACAATTGCTCATACCtagagttagggatttgaacaataCAGATTATTGTATCATACtgagacatgagggtgagttcttttgacttgggccagtaaacaaccacctagcagcCACACAGattaacctagcaaccacctagaaaagccctaacaaccacccagaacaccatagtatCATAATGACAGGTTTTGCACCGGCAATCAGTACTCATATTGTTCAGaaaatgggtgattctcatgaaagctgtcaagaaaatgtcccgGTCTTATTTACTCCAATAtgtaaaagaaacaaataagaaattacattttgaatataGAAAATGAAAGTagtgcagtggtggctcagcagctaaggctctgggttactgatcagaaggttgggggttcaagccccagcactgccaagttgctactgttgggcccttgagcaaggcccttgaccctatctgctccaggggtgctgtatcatggctgaccctgcactctgaccccagcttagctgggatatgtgaaaaaagaatttcactgtatatgtgcaaatgtgtgataaataaatataattattattaattatgaatAGGAGAGGAACAATgtattggggggtaaaatgtgcttaaaggaatattccgggttcaatacaagtaaatctcaatcgacagcatttgtggcataatgttgattaccacaaaaaattatttatactcatcccccctttaaaaaaaaagcaaaaatcgaggttgcagagaggcacttacaatggaagttattggggccaatttttggagggtttgaaattcagaaatgtgaagcttataatttcataaaatcacttacattaattctactgttaaaactcatatattatttgagctgtaaaaaaatttaaatgataatttttacattcattttagggttttaggatttgttgatgtCACATATAAGAAGATGACACAGAAGTCTGGAGTGAACTCAATTGCAGGGAAGAATTTATTGAAGAGCACAGCAGGAGagttaacaacaacaaaacaaacaggtaAGTAACCACTTAACCATAAGAGCAAAAGTAAGCAAAACTGCTATGGGAAGCAGCGAGGTCTgagtaattgggcattccaaattggggagaaaaaggggagaaaaaaaaaaaagaaaaaaaagaggcagGTGATGGGAGCGGCGATCTTGCTGAAATTCTGTATGTAATGGCGGTAGTTGGCAAACCCTAGGAAGCGCTGCAACTCCTTCAAGGTGGTAGGTTGTGGCCAGGAGCAGATGGCCTGTATCTTTGCTGTGTCCATTTGAACCCCTTCCAGGCTGATGACATACCCTAAAAATTGGATGGAGCTCTGATGGAACTGGCATTTTTCAGCTTTGAGACACAAGTGGTGCTCTTGAAGGCATTGCAGGACTAGTTTGATATGCCGGATGTGTTCAGCCAGATTGGAGGAATAGATCAGAATGTCATCAATATAGACAACCACAAAGCGGTGGAGATACTCTCGGAAGATCTCATTCATAGGCCTGGAAGACAGAAAGGGCattggccagggaatatggcatCACCTAATATTCGTAGTGGCCTgaagagagtcccctgttcactgtgtaaaacgctttgagtgtagtgtcagaaaagtgctatataaatgtaacgttcattcattcattcataaaggCAGTCTTCCATTCGTCTCCCTTGTGAATACGAATGAGATTGTAAGCACTCCTGAGATCCAGTTTTGTAAAAGTGTTAGCTCCTTTTAGTTGCTCAAGCACGGCTGGGACCAAAGGCAATGGATATCAGAATTTCACAGTGGGGAGGAGGAGAGGGGCTCCAGGTAGCAGGTCTATGTCGCAGTCCCAGGGGCAGTGAAGTTGTAGCTGTGAAGCTTTCTGAGGACTGAATACCTCACAAAATTCGTTATAGTCAGGAGGAATAGACCAACCATGCATGTGAGTGTGACTCTCAACAGATGCTGTGTTGCATCTCAGGGTAGAAGATGAAGATGGAGAGTGAGTGGGAAATGGAAGTTGGAGAGGGAGTGTTAGGCAGGTCTTTACACACTTATTTCCCCAGGTATGGACTTTGCCGGTGACCCAAGAAATGACAGAATTGTGGTGCAATAGCCATGGCCGTCCCAGAACAATGTCAGCAGTGGAGTCCTGAAAGATAAGGAGTGATATGGACTCATTGTGTACTGCACCAACTTGCAGGGTGAAGGGCTCAATTTGGTGTGTGATGAGGCCGGAACCCAGATGTTTCCCCACTACGGAACAGATGGGAAGTGATGTGGGCCACCGGAATTCTTGGAGACAGAGCTGTCGGCTGAGCGTGCTGGAGATGAAGTTTCCAGCTGAGCCTGAATCAACGAGAGCATCCACATGGAGAATGGCATCAGCAGAGGAGACAGAATCTCTAGTACAGAGAGGTGCTTGAGTCACAGGACTGCACATAATAGAGCTCACCAGCAGACGAGGAGGATGAACTGGACACGAGGGCAGGAGATGGTCAACAGCTCCGCAGTAAACAAAAAGACGGTTCTCTAGTCTCCTTCTGCGCTCCACGGGTATTAAACAAGTAGCTCCCAGTTGCATGGGTTCCTCTGTGGACTGACTGATTGGTGGGAAGACTGAGGAACAGCCAGGACTTCTGAGCATTGGGGAATCACAAATCTGGATTCAGGCCTTGACAATAGGTGGTGAGAAGGGCCTCTTCATTCCAGCGACTGGTGGCAGCCAGCGTACGGAAACTGAGGACACAGTCAGTGACTGGCCGATTTCCCTGGCGTAAGCACATAAGATGTTCGCTGGTGTGGGAGCCTCCAGCTGGATGAACGAACATCTCCCTGAAGTGAGCAGCAAAAGCATCGACAGACTGTGTGACGGGACCGCCTTTTTCCAAGAGGGTGGATGCCCACTGCAACGCTCGTCCAGACAGCAGAGAAATGATTAAAGTAATCTTTGAATGCTCAGTGAGGAAGCAGAGAGGCTGAATCTCTAGCACCAGAGAGCATTGTAGTAAGAATCCATTATACTCCTCAGCCGATCCAGAGAAACTGGGAGGCATGGCTAAAGGCCCAGATGATAAAGAACTGTGGGCAACGTGGCGGAGTGAGCGTGAGAGGAATCCCGGAGCAGGCCCGGGTGCCTCACTCTCCATGCTGCCGCTTGTGTCTGTGTTGAAGGAGAGTGATGAAGAGGTGTTCTGGATTGGAGAATGGAACAGCCGAAGAGGTAGTCAGTGTGGCGGGTAGAGCTTGCAACATCGCAAACAGCGTATCTCTGAGTTGGTGAAGGAAATCATCGTGAAGGATGAGGACCGCTGTGGATCAGATCCCCGCTGAGTTAATATTTCTCAAGATCTAGTCTTCTGTCACGTATAAGAAGATGACACAGGAGTCTGGAGTGAACTTAATCTCTGGGACAAATTTATTGAAGAGCACAGCGGAAGAGTTAACAACAGCAAAACAAACAGGTAAGTAACCACTTAACTATAAGAGCAAAAGTAAGCGAAACTACTATGGGAAACAGCGAGGTCTGAGTAATCCTTGGATGAGACTAGACAATGAAGCAGAGATCTGGTGGAGTATATATAAATTGTCTGTAATAATAGAATGATCAGCTGCAGCAGTGTGTTAGAAATCAGGGGAAGTGGAACGGAGaatccagatttttgcctttttttttctttttttttaaagaaaaggagaggcctttttgtggtaatcaatattatgacacaaatgctgtcgattaagcatgacttgtattaaacccggaatattcctttaaatgtccaCAAAATATTGTCACAAACCCAAAAAACTTAATGGTGCTAAAGGtaggttttattttctttatgcaaaatataatttcatatttgtttcatttgattttaGTAAAATAGGATGAGGACATGTATCAAAATATTTACCTGAATGTAAAAATCTAGCTATATTTAATTTCTGTATATGTGTTTGCTATATACaccatataaatgtatatacttGGAACTGAGGCCAGTCGGTTGGCATGCCAGGCCCATGTGTGTTCTTCCACCAGCGCAAATCCTCTTGCTCACTGATGGACATCAGAGTGTTATGGAGCTCATTATACACGGCTTTCAcactaacagagagagagaaagaaagcaatAAACAATTCCTTATCAATACTTAAAGAGTACAATATAAAAGTTTACTAAATTGCCATTTTGACCACTATGACCCTTCTTACACACCTTTCATTGTTGGTGACATCCAAGTGTCTGTGGATGGACAGGAAAGCCTGTTTGAGGAAGCTTATCCTCTTCCTTTCCTCTTCTTGTGATTGGTCAAAGATAGACTCCATTTCCTCCATGTAGCGAGGAGCATAACGTGTTACTTCCTCCAGAACCTTCTCATAGCGGGCTCGCACCTGAACACAGGAATATCGATCAGTACAGTCATCTGGTTTGTTTTCATTGCATTCACTCTCCagattctctctttttctctgtctgaGTGCTATTACATGATTAATGCTTGTTTGTTAAGTGTGACATATTCTGCCCGACTCACTGCAGCATTATCCCGCctgcaaatgtaaatgtaggtcTTTTCTGCCTCCTTTTCCTGGCTTGGTCAATGATAGATCATTTGACAGTCTCCATCTTTTctcaatctctccctctctcctgccACACACTCACTTTCTCTGTCTCCTGGTGAGCCAGCTCTGTCTCCTCTtggatctttctctgcttctCGATGGCAATGTCAGGGTTGCCTTGGGCGTGGGCCTCCCGTTCACGAGCCACGTGTTCCTTACGGCAAGCTTTGTGAAACGCTGCCCTTGCCTTCTCTAGCTGTCACAAGAACACACATCCAGCTGTCAGATTCAGTATTGCATGTAAAATTATTTGCAAACATAGAGCAACACAGAAATAGACAGAAATACTGCTAAAACTGTTGACACTGAGCTTCTGAAAATTGACACCTCTCAATGCCCTTGGAATGTGTGCCAACCTATCAGAATCAAGAACTCAACAAGAGCGTATACTGCTGGTTTAACCATCATCTGATTATTATATTCTTTATATTCTAgttctttttgcaaaataaaaaccCTATAACTGTATTACCTTCTTCAGTCTCTTGGCCCAGGGCTTCTGAGCACGTGAGAAGCCTGTT
This portion of the Myxocyprinus asiaticus isolate MX2 ecotype Aquarium Trade chromosome 14, UBuf_Myxa_2, whole genome shotgun sequence genome encodes:
- the LOC127451737 gene encoding protein kinase C and casein kinase substrate in neurons protein 3-like; amino-acid sequence: MSMLPAETGPEDAKNQSFWMPGNYHQTVKRTEDAFQACNDIVTCFQERARVERQYAQQLSEWSNKWKPLVDASPLYGSLLRAWQCFLSSADRLSSLHSSICRALVLEDGDRIRTWQKETFHKKIFGGFKESQDFETGFSRAQKPWAKRLKKLEKARAAFHKACRKEHVAREREAHAQGNPDIAIEKQRKIQEETELAHQETEKVRARYEKVLEEVTRYAPRYMEEMESIFDQSQEEERKRISFLKQAFLSIHRHLDVTNNESVKAVYNELHNTLMSISEQEDLRWWKNTHGPGMPTDWPQFQEWTPDKKHKKGKQEVEKKATVMERSVMIGGVRVRALYDYVGQETDELSFKAGEEFLKIEDEDDQGWCRGMMDGVKEGLFPANYVEVV